One part of the Halostagnicola larsenii XH-48 genome encodes these proteins:
- a CDS encoding fumarylacetoacetate hydrolase family protein has translation MQFIRFATSGGVRWGVIVDDQTYGLDRFGEPSLEELATPGYRRRVERAAEIGELPAIEEPDDYLAPVPSVEQIICIGLNYYDHAEEQDEEIPEKPMLFAKSPSSVTDPEAPIVHPDDVEQVDYEVELGIVIGRTACEVDAADAEEYVAGYTVVNDVSARDAQFEDGQFFRGKSYDTFAPMGPALTAPDAIDPNDVEVELRLNGEVKQESTTAEFIFDVGDAIEYLSHVTTLQPGTVISTGTPGGVGVFRDPPELLAPGDTVEAEVEGIGTLENHVVGE, from the coding sequence ATGCAATTCATTCGATTCGCGACGAGCGGCGGCGTCCGCTGGGGCGTCATCGTCGACGATCAGACGTACGGACTGGACCGATTCGGCGAACCATCGCTCGAAGAACTCGCAACGCCGGGCTACCGTCGGCGCGTCGAACGCGCCGCCGAAATCGGCGAACTGCCGGCGATCGAGGAGCCAGACGACTACCTCGCGCCGGTTCCCTCGGTCGAGCAGATCATCTGCATCGGGCTCAACTACTACGACCACGCCGAAGAACAGGACGAGGAGATCCCCGAAAAGCCGATGTTGTTCGCGAAGTCGCCCTCGAGCGTCACCGATCCCGAGGCGCCGATCGTCCACCCCGACGACGTCGAGCAGGTCGACTACGAGGTCGAACTCGGCATCGTCATCGGCCGAACCGCCTGTGAGGTCGACGCGGCGGACGCCGAAGAGTACGTTGCGGGATACACGGTCGTCAACGACGTGAGCGCTCGAGACGCCCAGTTCGAGGACGGACAGTTCTTCCGCGGCAAGAGCTACGACACGTTCGCGCCGATGGGGCCCGCGCTGACCGCCCCCGATGCGATCGATCCGAACGACGTCGAAGTCGAACTTCGACTCAACGGCGAGGTCAAACAGGAATCGACGACGGCGGAGTTCATCTTCGACGTCGGCGACGCGATCGAGTACCTCAGTCATGTCACGACCCTGCAGCCGGGAACCGTCATCTCGACCGGAACGCCGGGCGGCGTCGGCGTCTTCCGCGACCCGCCGGAGCTGCTCGCACCCGGCGACACCGTCGAGGCCGAAGTCGAGGGTATCGGCACGCTCGAGAACCACGTCGTCGGCGAGTAA
- a CDS encoding LLM class flavin-dependent oxidoreductase, with the protein MSARDITFEFNVPVFAGAPDEGDDEPVHRDTPRLESLDWEQTKESVLLAEELGFDAAWAPDHLMLGRGHAEYEVWTVLSAIAGFTEEINIGSLVLCNDYRNPALVAKMAATLDVISGGRLELGLGAGWHDGEYDAYGWEYRDGFDRLMRLDEGIRLMKRMWESDPDDGASFSGNHYEIDGAYCEPGPVQDPHPPILVGGQGEQVTLKLVAKHADCWNTDVFNGKPETLEHKIGVIEDHCETVGRDPDEIEYSWDGHVICTRDEETLEQLVDLMTPIQFEEEYQDQAPIETVEDAREYFVMGTPEECAEAIERRIDAGVTKFQGWFVDLPDTDGMELFADEVMPQFR; encoded by the coding sequence ATGAGCGCCAGGGATATTACGTTCGAGTTCAACGTCCCGGTGTTCGCCGGCGCGCCCGACGAGGGCGACGACGAGCCGGTCCACCGCGATACGCCGCGCCTCGAGTCTCTCGACTGGGAGCAGACGAAAGAATCGGTCCTGCTGGCCGAGGAACTCGGCTTCGACGCCGCGTGGGCACCCGATCACCTCATGCTCGGGCGCGGCCACGCGGAGTACGAAGTCTGGACGGTGCTGTCGGCGATAGCAGGCTTTACCGAGGAGATCAACATCGGTTCGCTCGTCCTCTGTAACGACTATCGGAATCCCGCGCTGGTCGCGAAGATGGCAGCGACGCTCGACGTGATTTCCGGCGGCCGCCTCGAACTCGGCCTCGGGGCGGGCTGGCACGACGGCGAGTACGACGCCTACGGCTGGGAGTATCGCGACGGTTTCGACCGTCTGATGCGCTTAGATGAGGGTATCCGACTGATGAAGCGCATGTGGGAAAGCGACCCCGACGACGGCGCATCGTTCTCGGGCAACCACTACGAAATCGACGGCGCGTACTGCGAGCCCGGCCCCGTACAGGACCCCCACCCGCCGATCCTCGTCGGCGGCCAGGGCGAGCAGGTTACCCTGAAACTCGTCGCGAAACACGCCGACTGCTGGAATACCGACGTCTTCAACGGAAAACCCGAGACGCTCGAGCACAAGATCGGCGTCATTGAGGATCACTGCGAAACGGTCGGGCGCGATCCCGACGAGATCGAGTACTCCTGGGACGGTCACGTCATCTGCACCCGGGACGAGGAGACACTCGAGCAGTTGGTCGATCTGATGACGCCGATCCAGTTCGAGGAGGAGTACCAGGACCAAGCACCGATCGAGACCGTCGAGGACGCCCGCGAATACTTCGTCATGGGAACGCCCGAAGAGTGCGCCGAGGCGATCGAACGACGGATCGACGCCGGCGTCACGAAATTCCAGGGCTGGTTCGTCGACCTTCCCGACACTGACGGCATGGAACTGTTCGCCGACGAAGTCATGCCGCAGTTTCGGTAA
- a CDS encoding GlcG/HbpS family heme-binding protein → MQNHQSVSLDEAKEILDAAEAKANELEVPMNLAVTNNEGNLLAFRRMDGAKLVAASIARDKAYTAAAVKKPSENLKEGSEPGGDVYGLQSTDDNRVVTFGGGIPLEVDGEVVGAVGASGGDVSEDIATAGAGVEAFEERN, encoded by the coding sequence ATGCAGAACCACCAATCGGTCTCTCTCGACGAGGCGAAGGAGATCCTAGACGCTGCAGAAGCGAAAGCGAACGAGCTCGAGGTCCCGATGAACCTCGCCGTTACGAACAACGAAGGGAATCTGTTGGCGTTTCGCCGTATGGACGGTGCGAAGCTCGTCGCGGCCAGCATCGCACGCGACAAAGCCTACACCGCAGCAGCGGTCAAAAAGCCGAGTGAAAACTTAAAAGAAGGCTCCGAACCCGGCGGCGACGTCTACGGGCTGCAGTCGACCGACGACAACCGCGTCGTGACCTTCGGCGGCGGCATTCCCCTCGAGGTCGACGGCGAAGTCGTCGGCGCGGTGGGTGCAAGCGGCGGTGATGTCTCCGAAGACATCGCGACGGCCGGTGCCGGTGTCGAGGCGTTCGAAGAGCGCAACTAA
- a CDS encoding glycoside hydrolase family 88/105 protein: protein MTVSLDETVAAVASYTIDHDMENEVWQKGVAINGLLATEREECLETARDLVDRAVETQDSNGQLSYGPSYPIEVFQHGKEYDAHWHIDERKAMNTNNTTSIGHGVLEFYRRTGEDRYLEAARGEYENLQSVSRTKDGGIPHHVPELSGVKGLWIDSVYMMCPFFARYGAAADDPEAFDEAARQIIVHAKHLQDPHTGLFRHIWHEQPNSYPQSTFWARGNGWIQAAIVDVLEFLPEDHPDRDELIDIFRDVSSTIIEHQDDSGMWYNVVDDPHTPLESSGTLMYTYAFKRALELGIVRDDAYRSAAADAMDVCQGLVAEDGAVRRVAGPPGGPGAPLTTTSYGQGFYLLAASQF from the coding sequence ATGACCGTATCCCTCGACGAGACAGTTGCTGCTGTCGCATCGTACACTATCGATCACGACATGGAAAACGAGGTCTGGCAGAAAGGGGTCGCCATCAACGGCCTGCTCGCGACCGAACGAGAGGAGTGTCTCGAAACCGCTCGAGACCTCGTCGACCGCGCCGTCGAAACCCAGGATAGCAACGGGCAGTTGTCCTACGGACCGAGCTATCCGATCGAAGTCTTCCAGCACGGCAAAGAATACGACGCCCACTGGCACATCGACGAGCGCAAGGCGATGAACACCAACAACACGACCTCGATCGGCCACGGCGTCCTCGAGTTCTACCGACGGACCGGCGAGGACCGCTACCTCGAGGCCGCACGCGGAGAGTACGAGAACCTCCAATCGGTCTCGCGAACCAAAGACGGCGGCATTCCCCACCACGTGCCGGAGCTCTCGGGCGTGAAGGGCCTCTGGATCGACTCCGTCTACATGATGTGTCCGTTTTTCGCTCGCTACGGCGCGGCCGCCGACGACCCCGAGGCGTTCGACGAGGCTGCCAGACAGATCATCGTCCACGCTAAACATCTGCAGGATCCACACACCGGTCTCTTCCGACACATCTGGCACGAACAGCCAAACAGCTATCCGCAGAGTACTTTCTGGGCTCGCGGCAATGGGTGGATACAGGCCGCGATCGTCGACGTGTTAGAATTCCTCCCGGAAGATCACCCGGATCGCGATGAATTGATCGACATCTTCCGAGACGTCTCGAGTACGATCATCGAACACCAAGACGACAGCGGCATGTGGTACAACGTCGTCGACGACCCCCACACCCCGCTCGAGAGTTCTGGAACGCTCATGTACACCTACGCGTTCAAGCGCGCCCTCGAGTTGGGAATCGTCCGCGACGACGCGTACAGGTCGGCCGCCGCGGATGCGATGGACGTCTGCCAGGGACTCGTCGCAGAAGACGGTGCGGTCCGACGCGTCGCCGGCCCACCGGGCGGTCCCGGCGCACCGCTGACGACGACGTCGTACGGACAGGGATTCTATCTGCTGGCGGCGAGTCAGTTCTAA
- a CDS encoding ubiquitin-like small modifier protein 1, which translates to MQVTCELYGPLREAAGGKSHDREVDADATVGDVFKSLADESPELEQLLFDDDGFSESVTVMQNGRNVVFEDGPETPVADGDVLAASPPAEGG; encoded by the coding sequence ATGCAGGTAACATGCGAACTATACGGGCCCCTCCGGGAAGCCGCCGGCGGGAAGTCCCACGACCGCGAGGTCGATGCCGACGCGACCGTCGGTGACGTGTTCAAATCCCTGGCGGACGAGAGTCCGGAACTCGAGCAACTACTGTTCGACGATGACGGGTTCAGCGAATCGGTCACCGTCATGCAAAACGGTCGAAACGTCGTCTTCGAAGACGGACCTGAAACGCCCGTCGCGGACGGCGACGTGCTCGCGGCATCGCCGCCGGCCGAAGGCGGATAA
- a CDS encoding zinc-dependent alcohol dehydrogenase encodes MKAIVHTGPRSIEIREREEVVPADDEVRVRVHSAGLCGSDAHAYKYEDGYEWIPMPRIMGHEYSGEVVEVGDDVTDFSVGDHVVEEPIHDCGSCFQCKNGQPNVCQNFEITGMHNDGAYTEYTTVKPRDLHHIPDDLPLGQASITEPLSIATRAVFDQSNVTPGDTVLVEGPGPIGVLVAAVADAMGADVIVSGLGKDTEYRLPLVEQLGIETADIQTTDLEDTVETRTDGIGFDVVFDTTGHKSGVEMAIEHVRKGGQVVVVGLPGAPSEVFMTPVVRGEVDVNTSYGSTWQNFEQAIRLLSAGAIDADAIIDRSFSVDEPTAAFEAFLESETCKPVFSFTDI; translated from the coding sequence ATGAAGGCTATAGTCCATACCGGTCCCAGATCTATCGAAATCCGCGAACGAGAGGAAGTAGTACCAGCCGATGACGAAGTACGCGTCCGCGTCCATTCTGCCGGACTGTGCGGAAGCGATGCTCACGCGTATAAATACGAGGACGGCTACGAGTGGATCCCGATGCCGCGCATCATGGGCCACGAGTACTCCGGCGAAGTCGTCGAAGTCGGCGACGACGTGACCGACTTCTCGGTCGGCGACCACGTCGTCGAGGAGCCGATCCACGACTGTGGCTCCTGTTTTCAGTGCAAGAACGGCCAGCCTAACGTCTGCCAGAACTTCGAGATCACGGGAATGCACAACGACGGTGCCTACACCGAGTACACGACGGTGAAGCCGCGAGATCTCCATCACATTCCCGACGACCTTCCGCTCGGACAGGCGAGCATCACCGAACCGCTCAGCATCGCGACGCGCGCGGTGTTCGATCAATCGAACGTAACCCCCGGCGATACCGTTCTCGTGGAAGGTCCCGGCCCGATCGGCGTTCTCGTCGCAGCCGTCGCGGACGCGATGGGGGCAGACGTCATCGTTTCAGGACTCGGCAAAGATACCGAATACCGACTCCCGCTGGTCGAACAACTCGGTATCGAGACGGCCGATATTCAGACGACGGATCTCGAGGATACCGTCGAGACGCGAACCGACGGCATCGGATTCGACGTCGTGTTCGATACGACGGGGCACAAAAGCGGCGTCGAGATGGCGATCGAACACGTTCGGAAGGGCGGGCAGGTCGTCGTCGTCGGCCTCCCCGGCGCACCGAGCGAAGTGTTCATGACGCCCGTCGTCCGCGGCGAAGTCGATGTCAATACCTCCTACGGCTCGACCTGGCAGAACTTCGAGCAGGCGATCCGCCTCCTCTCTGCTGGTGCGATTGATGCGGACGCGATCATCGATCGATCGTTCAGCGTCGACGAACCGACCGCCGCATTCGAGGCATTCCTCGAGTCTGAAACCTGCAAACCCGTCTTTTCGTTCACCGACATCTGA
- a CDS encoding amidohydrolase family protein, translating into MLDTHTHAWTRPTRDHPWVNGAIVDAIDGFDVDTVYDAERLLADMDAIGVDEAVVVGYPICEWTDNAYTLECVEEFDRLSGIVMLDQFADGAADRLRTSMAVDGVLGFRLGAICPYDRMWETFDPSVSWLREAIDETAFWEAARETDALVQILAHVDQLKDVIELVETYPALSYALDHFCHADPSIPPEDGAFADLEALATEEYDVAVKVSEVVHRSEEEFPYEDMHDHVRWLLETFGRERVVWGSDFPNVSDEATYEGSLRWLEHVDCLSKKDRSWLTGRSFETVAGI; encoded by the coding sequence GTGTTGGACACTCACACGCACGCCTGGACGCGCCCGACGCGAGACCACCCCTGGGTTAACGGGGCCATCGTGGACGCCATCGACGGCTTCGACGTCGACACCGTCTACGACGCGGAACGGCTCCTGGCCGATATGGATGCGATCGGCGTCGACGAGGCCGTCGTCGTCGGCTATCCGATCTGCGAGTGGACGGACAACGCCTACACGCTCGAGTGCGTCGAGGAATTCGACAGGCTCTCGGGCATCGTCATGCTCGATCAGTTCGCAGACGGCGCGGCCGACCGCCTTCGGACATCGATGGCCGTCGACGGAGTTCTCGGTTTCAGACTCGGTGCGATCTGTCCGTACGATCGAATGTGGGAGACCTTCGACCCTTCCGTCTCGTGGCTTCGGGAGGCGATCGACGAGACGGCGTTCTGGGAGGCCGCCCGCGAGACCGACGCCCTCGTCCAGATCCTCGCCCACGTCGACCAACTCAAGGACGTGATCGAACTGGTCGAAACGTACCCGGCCCTCTCTTACGCGCTCGATCACTTCTGTCACGCCGACCCCTCGATTCCGCCGGAAGACGGTGCGTTCGCCGACCTCGAAGCGCTCGCTACAGAGGAGTACGACGTCGCGGTGAAGGTTTCCGAGGTCGTCCACCGCTCCGAAGAGGAGTTCCCCTACGAGGACATGCACGACCACGTCCGCTGGCTTCTCGAGACCTTCGGCCGCGAGCGGGTCGTCTGGGGCTCTGACTTCCCAAACGTCAGCGACGAGGCGACCTACGAAGGGAGCCTGCGCTGGCTCGAGCACGTCGACTGCCTCTCGAAGAAAGACCGGTCGTGGCTCACCGGCAGGTCGTTCGAGACCGTCGCCGGGATCTGA
- a CDS encoding L-rhamnose mutarotase, whose amino-acid sequence MARIAFHLEIADGQREAYREAHEDVPEWLEEAYLDSDAGLETYSVFEQDGHVFGFMELEDPEAIEEVMETSDAQARWAEQMDGITVDDDSDQWMDEVYRMI is encoded by the coding sequence ATGGCACGGATTGCATTCCACCTGGAGATCGCCGACGGACAGCGCGAGGCGTACCGCGAGGCACACGAGGACGTTCCCGAGTGGCTCGAGGAGGCCTATCTCGACTCCGACGCCGGACTCGAGACCTACAGCGTCTTCGAACAGGACGGCCACGTCTTCGGGTTCATGGAACTCGAGGATCCCGAGGCGATCGAGGAGGTTATGGAAACCAGCGACGCACAGGCACGCTGGGCGGAACAGATGGACGGGATCACCGTCGACGACGACAGCGATCAGTGGATGGACGAAGTCTATCGAATGATTTGA
- a CDS encoding NAD-dependent epimerase/dehydratase family protein, with translation MNVLLTGAYGRCGTAIIDHLHDAPSYEFTYFDRNDPDDGEYGEYDTVVADVADAQELRSAAAGQDAMIHLAGFPFADGSWQDVHQPNIIGTLNALEAAREAELETVVFASSNHVMGMYEADNAPELYFGSDAPFRLSDDDPIRPDSYYGVSKSFGEALCRYYVENYEYPKRAHAIRICSVRMPEYDHPFGDAENGADSGEFDRDSEEYEQQVARMKGMWQSRRDFAHMIECCLQTDEPGFEIFSGVSDNDRRWYSIENAQETIDYDPQDNGEEWDAPPE, from the coding sequence ATGAACGTTCTACTGACTGGCGCGTACGGGCGCTGTGGAACCGCTATCATCGATCATCTTCACGACGCACCCTCCTACGAGTTTACCTACTTCGATCGAAACGACCCCGACGACGGCGAGTACGGCGAATACGACACGGTCGTCGCCGACGTTGCGGACGCACAGGAACTTCGATCCGCAGCGGCCGGACAGGACGCGATGATCCACCTCGCCGGATTCCCGTTCGCTGACGGTTCCTGGCAGGATGTACACCAGCCAAACATCATCGGAACCCTCAACGCCCTCGAGGCCGCCCGCGAAGCCGAACTCGAGACGGTCGTCTTCGCCTCGTCGAACCACGTCATGGGGATGTACGAGGCCGACAACGCGCCTGAGCTGTACTTCGGAAGCGACGCGCCGTTCCGGCTCTCGGACGACGATCCGATTCGACCGGATTCGTACTACGGCGTCTCGAAGAGCTTCGGCGAGGCGCTCTGTCGATACTACGTCGAGAACTACGAGTACCCGAAACGAGCCCACGCGATTCGGATCTGCAGCGTTCGAATGCCCGAGTACGACCACCCCTTCGGCGACGCCGAGAACGGTGCCGACAGCGGGGAGTTCGATCGAGATAGCGAGGAGTACGAACAGCAGGTCGCCCGCATGAAAGGCATGTGGCAATCCCGGCGCGATTTCGCCCACATGATCGAGTGCTGTCTGCAGACCGACGAGCCCGGCTTCGAGATTTTCAGCGGCGTCAGCGACAACGACCGGCGCTGGTACAGCATCGAGAACGCTCAAGAGACGATCGACTACGATCCGCAGGACAACGGCGAGGAGTGGGACGCGCCACCCGAGTAA
- a CDS encoding enolase C-terminal domain-like protein codes for MEITDITVTKVSTDSWGEFVEFPLVTVMSKFDEYNNADGDNPQARRKWMGPVGDVVVEVETDAGITGVGVGNWATGSIETIVDETLSKLIVGEDPHQRERLWDMMYRATIPFGRKGAAIEAISAVDLALWDIAGKEAEKPVYELLGGPVTDEIPCYASNLHPVDHDKLEREAQEYAEAGFDTMKLRFLHGPEAGREGMKENEKIVETVRDAVGDEIGIAGDAYMGWTVRYAKKMLKRLERYDMEWVEEPVIPDDIDGYAEVREASNVPISGGEHEFTRWGHKELLEREAVDILQPDVHRCGGLTELLKIDSMASARDVPVIPHSGTNPHLHFIAASTNAPMAEYFPIPEWYQERQGEQESTYADAIYANPPNAENGSIALPETVGLSSEVNRDALEHYRVE; via the coding sequence ATGGAAATCACAGACATCACAGTCACGAAGGTCAGCACCGATTCCTGGGGCGAGTTCGTCGAGTTCCCGCTCGTCACCGTCATGAGCAAGTTCGACGAGTACAACAACGCGGACGGCGACAATCCACAAGCCCGCCGCAAGTGGATGGGGCCCGTCGGCGATGTCGTCGTCGAAGTCGAAACGGACGCCGGTATCACCGGCGTTGGTGTCGGTAACTGGGCGACCGGTTCGATCGAAACCATCGTCGACGAAACGCTCTCGAAGCTGATCGTCGGCGAGGATCCACACCAGCGCGAACGGCTCTGGGACATGATGTATCGCGCGACGATCCCGTTCGGTCGAAAGGGAGCGGCTATCGAAGCCATCAGCGCGGTCGACCTCGCGCTGTGGGACATCGCCGGGAAAGAAGCAGAAAAACCGGTGTACGAACTGCTCGGCGGACCCGTGACCGACGAGATTCCCTGCTACGCGAGCAACCTCCACCCGGTCGACCACGATAAACTCGAGCGCGAAGCGCAGGAGTACGCCGAGGCCGGCTTCGACACGATGAAGCTCCGATTTCTCCACGGCCCCGAAGCCGGTCGCGAAGGCATGAAAGAAAACGAGAAAATCGTCGAGACGGTTCGGGATGCCGTCGGCGACGAGATCGGCATCGCCGGCGACGCCTACATGGGCTGGACCGTTCGCTACGCGAAGAAGATGCTCAAGCGCCTCGAGCGCTACGACATGGAGTGGGTCGAGGAACCCGTCATCCCTGACGACATCGACGGCTACGCGGAGGTCCGCGAGGCGTCGAACGTCCCCATCTCCGGCGGCGAACACGAGTTCACCCGCTGGGGCCACAAGGAACTGTTAGAGCGCGAAGCAGTCGACATCCTCCAGCCGGACGTCCACCGCTGTGGCGGCCTGACCGAGTTGCTGAAGATCGACTCGATGGCCAGCGCCCGCGACGTGCCCGTGATTCCCCACTCGGGGACGAACCCGCACCTGCACTTCATCGCCGCCTCGACGAACGCGCCGATGGCCGAGTACTTCCCGATCCCCGAGTGGTATCAAGAGCGCCAGGGCGAACAGGAGTCGACCTACGCCGACGCGATCTACGCCAACCCGCCGAACGCCGAGAACGGCTCGATCGCTCTCCCCGAAACGGTCGGGCTGAGTTCGGAAGTCAACCGCGACGCCTTAGAGCACTACCGCGTCGAGTAA
- a CDS encoding dihydrodipicolinate synthase family protein, translated as MSMASAKVRDGLRDVAVGLLTPFDETGRIDHEKLAANATDLASEGLGTFLACANISEYHSLTHQERIDITETSVSALPDDACVLAGVGGSTKTAQDLIANYERLDVDAMMIMPPDHTYIHEQGLLEYYDALATTADSPIVPYVRGFEPSVEFLASLTEIENVAGIKYAIPDEVKLGQAIAAGDDDVIWVDGMAEPYALSFWSQGAEGFTAGVTNFEPRLGIALLTALREENWERARRLQNAAVPYQQFRNRTGENNTLPDAISVPAVKHGLEMAGFNGGDVREPIVPLSESDKADAEALYEQLQTDLEQIL; from the coding sequence GTGAGTATGGCGTCTGCGAAGGTACGGGATGGGCTGCGAGACGTCGCAGTCGGTCTCCTGACACCGTTCGACGAAACGGGCCGAATCGATCACGAAAAGCTCGCAGCGAACGCAACCGATCTCGCAAGCGAAGGGCTCGGGACGTTCCTCGCGTGTGCGAACATCAGCGAGTATCACTCCCTGACCCATCAGGAACGCATCGACATCACGGAGACCAGCGTTTCGGCGTTACCCGACGACGCCTGCGTGCTCGCCGGCGTCGGTGGCAGTACGAAGACCGCACAGGATCTAATCGCGAACTACGAACGTCTCGACGTCGACGCGATGATGATCATGCCGCCGGATCACACCTACATTCACGAGCAAGGGCTTCTCGAGTACTACGATGCGCTCGCGACGACGGCTGACAGCCCGATCGTTCCCTACGTTCGCGGGTTCGAACCGTCGGTGGAATTCCTGGCATCCCTGACCGAAATCGAGAACGTCGCCGGAATCAAGTACGCGATTCCGGATGAAGTCAAACTCGGCCAGGCAATCGCCGCGGGCGACGACGACGTGATCTGGGTCGACGGCATGGCAGAACCCTACGCGCTTTCGTTCTGGTCGCAGGGGGCCGAGGGATTCACCGCCGGTGTGACCAACTTCGAGCCCCGCCTCGGGATCGCCCTCCTGACGGCGCTGCGCGAGGAGAACTGGGAGCGGGCCCGCCGACTCCAGAACGCCGCCGTTCCCTACCAGCAGTTCCGCAACCGGACGGGCGAGAACAACACCCTCCCGGACGCGATCAGCGTTCCGGCGGTCAAACACGGCCTCGAGATGGCCGGCTTTAACGGCGGAGACGTGCGCGAACCGATCGTTCCCCTCTCCGAGTCGGACAAAGCCGACGCCGAGGCGCTCTACGAACAACTCCAGACCGACCTCGAGCAAATCCTCTAA
- a CDS encoding aldehyde ferredoxin oxidoreductase family protein has translation MLHAKGTLCTIDVDDRSIRTESIEDELSEFVGGRGVATKLAHDRIPFDADPYGSENRLYFSTGPLQQSRMSFTGRMNCTALSPLTDGVASANAGGYLSRNFVGTGHSVVELTGASDELLAVHVTDDGVEFEEVPELEDATVPEVTAVMNERHGLESENLATIGPAGEHGVRFACVMTYDSRAFGRGGLGAVMGSKNVKCITFQGDSAPDVELPSEDTQSAVHREAATSDHIMRRQGTTNSIEFINDNFSLPTRYFSEQSFEHAEDIGGDAVEEKKYEKASCSVCAFACKLPTRDEETGVETEGPELETVFSFGSNCGIGELVEIMRSNELCDRLGMDTISCGNVVAAYLDSEAEFGNAELVHDIVEKIAFREGEGDLLAEGVARAHDELGVENFSVKGMEFAAHDGRAINGQGLSYAVSNRGADHMYSTTLGDEYGGDVDPQGTAGKAGLVIENENRNAFRDSGVICQFGVGRAVEGERFEALFDADYDDLLEIGARIVELERHFRNQRGHAGEEDRLPYEIPDLESSIEEYYELRGWNEDGTVPSGAVAEYAQAD, from the coding sequence ATGCTCCACGCCAAAGGAACGCTTTGTACGATCGATGTCGACGATCGATCGATTCGGACTGAATCGATCGAAGACGAACTCTCGGAGTTCGTCGGCGGACGCGGCGTCGCGACGAAGCTCGCTCACGATCGAATCCCGTTCGATGCTGATCCGTACGGTTCCGAGAACCGGCTGTACTTTTCGACGGGCCCGCTCCAGCAATCTCGGATGAGTTTCACCGGTCGAATGAACTGCACCGCGCTGTCGCCGCTGACCGACGGTGTCGCCTCCGCGAACGCCGGCGGATATCTGTCGCGAAACTTCGTCGGAACCGGCCACAGCGTCGTCGAACTCACGGGTGCGAGCGACGAACTGCTCGCCGTCCACGTGACCGACGACGGCGTCGAGTTCGAGGAAGTGCCCGAACTCGAGGACGCGACAGTCCCCGAGGTGACGGCCGTGATGAACGAACGCCACGGACTCGAGAGCGAGAACCTCGCGACGATCGGACCGGCCGGCGAGCACGGCGTCCGATTCGCCTGCGTGATGACCTACGACAGTCGCGCGTTCGGTCGCGGCGGGCTCGGTGCGGTGATGGGTTCGAAGAACGTCAAGTGCATCACCTTCCAGGGCGACTCAGCGCCCGACGTCGAACTTCCCTCCGAAGACACCCAGTCGGCTGTCCACCGAGAAGCCGCGACCAGCGATCACATCATGCGCCGGCAGGGAACGACGAACTCGATCGAGTTCATCAACGACAACTTCTCGCTGCCGACGCGGTACTTCTCCGAGCAGTCGTTCGAACACGCCGAGGATATCGGCGGCGACGCCGTCGAGGAGAAAAAGTACGAAAAGGCCTCCTGTTCTGTCTGTGCGTTCGCCTGCAAACTGCCGACCCGGGACGAAGAAACCGGCGTCGAGACCGAAGGGCCGGAACTCGAGACGGTCTTCTCGTTCGGTTCGAACTGCGGCATCGGCGAACTGGTCGAGATCATGCGGTCGAACGAACTCTGCGATCGCCTCGGCATGGACACAATCTCCTGTGGCAACGTCGTGGCGGCGTACCTCGACAGCGAAGCAGAGTTCGGAAACGCTGAGCTCGTCCACGACATCGTCGAGAAGATCGCGTTCCGAGAAGGAGAGGGCGACCTGCTGGCGGAGGGCGTCGCCCGCGCCCACGACGAGCTCGGCGTCGAGAACTTCTCCGTCAAGGGAATGGAATTCGCCGCCCACGACGGCCGCGCGATCAACGGGCAGGGGCTGTCTTACGCGGTTTCGAACCGCGGGGCGGACCACATGTACTCGACGACCCTCGGCGACGAGTACGGCGGCGACGTCGATCCGCAGGGCACCGCTGGCAAGGCGGGACTCGTGATCGAAAACGAAAACCGCAACGCGTTCCGAGACAGCGGCGTCATCTGCCAGTTCGGGGTCGGTCGGGCCGTCGAGGGCGAGCGCTTCGAAGCGCTGTTCGACGCCGACTACGACGACCTCCTCGAAATCGGCGCTCGAATCGTCGAACTCGAGCGCCACTTCCGAAACCAGCGCGGACACGCCGGTGAGGAGGATCGACTACCCTACGAGATTCCGGACCTCGAGTCCTCGATCGAGGAGTACTACGAACTGCGCGGCTGGAACGAGGACGGCACCGTTCCGTCGGGGGCCGTTGCAGAGTACGCACAAGCCGACTGA